The genomic interval CTTCGTCTCTGTGGTGGACATCATTTTAGCTCCACATTAAAGCTGTTTCACAGCTTTACTCCACAGTTTGATGTTCAAAAACCTTGCctctaatttttttatttaatttccatcATATTTGAGCGTTGAAAAGCAAAATTAGgtgaataaaatgtaagaagGTTATCCTCTAGACCTCAATTAAGCCTCTTTCATAACTGCAGGTTGCACAGTTAAGGAAGAACTTGAAAGAAATTGCTCAAGAATGAGTTACCTAAGAGCCGTAAACAAGTTAAAGGTTAACAGACGGTGTGTAAGGGCGAGGGGGCCAGAGTCCGCGAGGCCGATTGACTGTCGGAGCCGGGCCATAGCCGCCGACCAATCAGGGCTCACTTGCGGCCGTCACACCCTCGGCCGCGTAAAATTAACCGTCATCAGTGGGACGAAGGTCTTAACTGCGCAGACTGAGGATGTGTGTCAGTGGCCCTGATGTGCGTCACTCTTCATATCGAGAGTCGACTTTGAATCCTTTCTGTCAACTTTGAGTCCTAATTGATAAGAATTTATATGCTTTGGTTATTGTCCCAAATGATTATCAAACAGGCCCAGTTGGCTTAGATTTTGGGTCAAAGGAGATGAAGGCCTACGTGGAGCATCGCCCAGAGTTCAACTTTTACCTTCATTGTTTCACCAGCCAGTAGAATAAAGTTCTAAATAATTGGGTCTAATTGGCGAATTCTTCCTCCTCAGGTTTATGGATCCCGAACCAACAACATGTGCATCATGACTGGGATGATGCAGATGATCAAAGAGGGCGGCATGAGGTCGTTGTGGCGCGGCAACGGCGTCAACATCATCAAAATTGCACCCGAGTCGGCTCTCAAGTTCATGGCGTATGAGCAGGTACAACAAGTGACATTCACTGTAAatttaaatgtgatatttacaGCGATTTgtgttcatttattcatttgtgttttttctcgaTTTTTCCAGATCAAACGTTTAATCGGCAGCGAACAGGAGACTCTGAGCATCGTGGAGCGATTTGTTGCAGGTTCTCTGGCTGGAGTGATCGCCCAGAGCACCATCTACCCCATGGAGGTAATAATCGGCTTAATGACAtccactttaaccctttaaaacctgagaaaattggctgtatttctttcaaaaatatggaaagaaggtGATGAGCTAGTTAACAAAAGATGagacaaaaattagcaaaaaaattgtaaaaagttacaagaaaattgcataaaaaacaataagatgaaataaaaccaagaaaataatctaaaaaataaattaaatattttgtaacattttttaaaaacataattccaaatattttctaatattctttctccttaaagaaaaaagaataggttttcttgtcaccataaaccaatttcttgccatttgcaCGTGgcctttttaccatgtttttaagaaaatgaaactgttttgctcaggtttcatggGATTAAATACTTGATACTTGGCTTAACATACAAAAGTAACCAAAAACCTTATTCAGGAGTTTTCAACACTAAACTCTTTTTTGAATGTCTGCAGGTCCTGAAAACTCGTCTGGCTCTGAGGAAGACCGGGCAGTACTCTGGTATCTCAGACTGTGCGAAGCAGATTTTCAGGAGAGAAGGACTCTCAGCGTTTTATAAAGGCTACGTCCCAAACATGCTGGGCATCATCCCCTACGCAGGAATCGACCTGGCGGTGTACGAGGTGAGCAGTGagctctacacacacacacacacacacacacacacacactgtcaaacctctggtttgttttttcttacattttttagcCTTAAAAGTATCAGTATGTGTTTTGCGTTTTATCGCCCTGCTTACAACACTTTCTTCACTTCTAATCAGAGCAAGAATGTTGATCTTTTGAGCTGCAAGTTTAAACCTTTATTAGCCTCCTGAAgcggacacaaacacatgattgAGTTACATAACAGAATCTGAATCATTGAATTACGTCATCCTGAggaaaaattacacaaacatactTGAGAAGTTTACTTTCTTTATAGTATAACTGTAATAACtgtatttatacagcacctttaaaaacagagtttccaaagcaaagcagaaatgtgaAACATAGACGGAGATACGAAAACAGAAAGCCAGACAGCCCTATTGAACACAAACCAAAagaaactactactactactactaataagaatagtaataataataacaataataatgcattttatttttagacgTCCTTCAaaacactcaaggtcaccttagaaaacagagttaaaaacaacagtgtaaCAACAgatcagataaatcaagaaaacaaatgaacattGTATAAAGTCATAAGTAGAAAAGCTGTGTGATCGGATCGACCTGTACAGGGATCAGACTGAATGTGCAAGTTTGAAAAGATGCGTTTAAAGATGAGATTTAAATCAGGGctgagttaaaataaaattaaagccAGAAGACAAagaatgcaagatgcaggaagcataatgtcaatataaaataatacaaagaaatcgacaaaaaacaacaacaaaagcaataaaaccgcaaataaaaggaaataaagttgatgaaatatgaatttaaaaggtaaaatagataaatgtgGTGAagcaagcatttttttttacctcatcaTATTCTTTTTCCCTCCTCAGACCTTAAAGAACAGCTACCTGCAGCAGTACGGCGCCAACAGCACCGACCCCGGCGTCTTCGTCCTGCTGGCGTGCGGCACCGTGTCCAGCACCTGCGGCCAGCTCGCCAGTTATCCTTTGGCGCTGGTGCGAACTCGCATGCAAGCACAAGGTGAGTCTACTGAAACACAGCACCATTTATCACAGATTCTCGTTCTGAAGAAATTTAGCAACTTTAAATATCTTAGCTGGAAAACGGTGtgatatttggtgtttttgcacccTAATAAATCAGAACAACATTGTCACATTCAGTTGAAATGTAGCGCTGAAAAGTCTCACGTGGAAGCAGCCGCTCCTTATAGGACCGCGCCCGTCTTTATGTTTATGTGGTTAAAGGAGGACGCTGACATAGTTGTCGGGGAGGGACGCTCATACCAGAGAGCGATGACAAATTCAATCGTTGTGTTAGTCAATAACAAAACAGGTGTTGACCTTAAAACGAAAAACAAAGCGAGCACAAGTGGAAGCCAGGTTATGTCCTATGACTTATTGACTGATAAACATACAAATCCAAATAAACATAGGCCTGCAACTaacatttttcaattaaaaactgTTAATAAGCAGAAAAAGGTgggaaaaagtgcaaaatcaCAATATTCTAGAGCCGAATGTGCAGCTACACATATCTGTTTTCATCAAATCAACAATTCAGAAttccaaaatgttaaattacatttatttcaacCTAAGAACAGCAATTAATGATCACTTTAAGATCCTGAAACGAGCACTTTTGGCGCTTTGGCCTCTGGGGGTAAAAGGTCTTGCACTTGGCTGCTGCTCAGcatcatcatttattaattataatagCGTTTTGATGCCTCTGGGCCTTCGCCAAAGAATATTTAACACGGTATTCTAATAACAGTGACCTGAAATAGACTGTGCTCCACCTATTTTAATGTGCACTCTGGAACAATGACTCGCCTGTGGGTGTGTCTCAGTAATTAACAGCGTCTTGTGTACCATCTGTCACTATTTACCGCAtaaaacagagaacaaaaaaacttaattaaatcTGACTCCATGCACAGTTACGTCTATTGACAATGTTATTTACAGACATGCAGAtcttaggatttttttaaaattctaaaattaatGGAGCAatgtcataatgttttttttattgattaattgttgtTAAAGTTCACAattttttggggaattttttaAGTTGAAGAAAAATTAGGAAACTCCTAATTTCTTCACGTATTTATTAAATCACGATAATATTTCTCACATCATCGAAGATTCACctgatttttgttattattattatttaattaacagTGTGGAGTTAGTAAAGTAAATTATGTGAATACTACCACCCCTGGATGTTATATAAAATCAAGGATTACTGTtactatgtgattttttttatttatttatttttttaatcaagccaAAGAAGAATTTACATGTTGAGGCTCATTTCAGTTTAAATGAAGGAGTTTgtgcaaaaactaaataaacgaGGACCTAAAATAAAGTCCACGTGTAGGAGCGTAACAAATAAGAGAGACTtgaaattttaacttttatctttaattcattcattcatttaattcattatttaattaaaagttcttatttttaagtttattaatgtttcttttttcattacaGCTGCGACCGGGAACTACCAGCAGGTGACGATGAGCAGTCTCTTCAGGCAGATCTTGCAGACCGAGGGCCCGACGGGGCTCTACAGGGGCCTGGCCCCCAACTTCCTCAAAGTCATCCCTGCCGTCAGCATCAGCTACGTGGTGTACGAGAACCTGAAGACGCAGCTGGGAGTGACGTCACGCTGAAACTCGCCCTCTTTGTTGCTTAATGCAACAAGTGACTCTTCAcctccccccccctccctcccctgcACCACCCTCCTGTCCCTCCCAGTGCACAAGCTAAGGGAATCCCAGGGACCTTTGTGGCCCCTCTGGGGGTTCGTGGAGTGATCTCATTCTGTGAATGTCAGCTGACGTAAGACGAGAAAGGCCGAGGTGAAGGATATGGACTCTGTGAGCTCGCGATGTCTGGATTGTGACTGctgctatttatgttttttaagtgtcGAGAGCTGAAAGGAGAGACGCACGAAGGGATGTGAGTGATTTTGTAAGTCGAGGACCAaatgtttttgctctttgtgcCATTTCGGTGCCTGAGCAAAACatcctatttcttttttttatgttgtgtaaCACCAGAGCTTTGGTCAGTCTGAGATGCATCGCCAACGCTTGTGTTGCGCAACTCGACTGCAAACGTTCAGAGTAGTTTTGCATGGCAGATATAGCATTAATAAGCTCTTTGAGAGGTTTCGGTATTTAACAGAAATGATTGTGTTCCTACATGGGAGGGTTTTTGCACATGTGAGTTTGATCTCTCTTAACCCCGTCCTGAATGAATGAATCGACGACAGGATTTTCTGACTGTGGAGTATTTATTTCTATCCATCCTTTATTTGTTTTCGTCTCTGGACTTACACTGCTTCGAGTTTCCTGTCTGAAGAGCCAAATGTGCGATTTAATAAGCGTTTTAAATGCAGTGATTGTATTCAGGGTGGAAACTAACACTAGGCAACAGCCTTAACACGTGGCTATGAAACACTAAATGTAGTTGTCTCAAGTGTTAAACGAGGTTTTACTTTACTGTAGCTGCTGTTTaagcaaaataacttttttgtggAAACGGTATAAGTTCATGTCTGTTAATGAGTGTGtttgcccttttttaaaaaggcatagATGTCTTAATATTCACCTCAGGTTAAAGGGCAGATCATTGTTAATTCACACTGTACACAAAGGTGTTTTCAAAACATGTATACTGGGAAAAAGAAAGGGCTTTGGAAAAGATGAGCGACATAATGCACTTTAATTATTGCTGGAAGGGCCTCTGAATGAATGTCATCAAGTTCAGGTATGAAGTTAATTCTTTTGTAAAGAAAGagttttagtcttgttttaatGGACCATATTcatgcaaataaatgcaaattctTGTAACTGTGAgtctctgtcttcttttttttttatttccaattcTTGACACAGCAGATAATTACCATAATGTTTGGAAAtatgaattttaatttaatttcagtatGTGACATAAGCTTCACTGCCTTTACCATAAAAGGGTTAATCAGCCATTTAGTAGTGCATGTTTTAAggaaaggcagctttatttgtatagcataTTCATACAAAAGAGAACAAATAAGAACTAAAGGGCACATATTTACAATaacagtaaaattataaaagGTGGAAAATTCtgttaattctgtttttaaaaataattcaaaaatagcaaaaatgcaGACGAGATgcaaggataaaaaaaaatttaaatgatttgagtttttttttaattgtaatttaaaacaaaatttagcctttttagttttttacttttgtatgaaGTTACATAAAATCTGTTCAGTAAGACCTCTGAAACtataatatgttaaatatgcctacatttaaaaatctcaCCACAGAGCCATCAtgtcaggttttatttttatttttttttgttactaacTTCTTAAAGGAAGCGACCTGAAAAGGCAAATTGTTTAAAGACAgcgacatctagtggatttttttagcATAACAAACCCTAAACGAAATGGTGCAGAAAGCTCAATCAGGTTGAGTTCACTTCAACAAATTTTTAATTAAGATATTACTTTGCAGATGTGTGGCGTTCAAGTTTGCAGGTACTTGAGTTTTAATTGCCAAGAGTTTACAGATAAATCTGTttcccatatttaaaaaatattcttttttgttttgttgttgttgtttggttggtttttgttttttttatttattaaaaaaaaaaaaaaggagaaggaaaaggattattattattatttatttttagcactttttaaaagtaatttccttgttttgtgttttaattcaaaatttcgtgccattttcttgtaaccatttgctaattttttactaatttgggATCATTTCTTGTGGGGTTGGAGCATAAATTCAAGCCAATTCCCTCAgtattcaaagggttaaactgtctATATGGATGTGTACCAGCATAAGTAAGGaatgatatttttctttgttttatgtttgtagTGAACTAATCCTTTAATGGTGACTTGACTTTCATATAAACACAGTGAGCAGAAGGATTTACGAGTTATATAATAGAAAAACAATAGTTGTTCTAAACCTCAAGTTGTTTTACAATAATATCAGTGGATAATGCCCATTAAGTATTCAACTAAATTATCTTCACTTAACGTTTTtcttaaaatgagtaaaaaataattttacggAAAGTAATATTTCTTGACAGTCCCGGTCCAACGATTGACTTTTGCGTGATTTACTGACCTTGAGGATTTATTACAGTCTGACATTATGCAGATTATATAGAGAATTAATGCAAAACAGGAAACATCATATACTTTAACAGGATGGGATTAGACACTGAGTGGTAAACATTATTGTTATATAACATCATCTGATGTAGGATTATCGGTGGTAGAATGTACATTTACCAAGTACTGTATTGTgtagttttgaggtacttgtacatAAGTATATCCATTTTCTTCTTATACTTCTTCTGTACATCTCAGAAAGAAgtgttgtacttttactgcacttcATTTGTCTGCTATCTTTAGTTAGAGTACTTTACAAATTtggatttttgcacacaaaacatATGAACATCTGATGATGTTTTGACTTTAGATACCTAACATGGTTTTACAATCACGGTGGACATGATGTCTGGATTAATCAGTCAATTTAcacatttgatttaaaacaattttgataGTAGAATTATTTGTGCAAAAAAGACAATAGGAGGAATTTACATACAACATATTTAGATTATTGATTATGTTAAAGCTCATTCAATTTAcataaaagttttgaaataatACGGCAAGGGATGAAgtgaataataattaaaaaagataaaacacaaataaatgtgcacaaaccaaataaaagaggacataaaataaaactaagatCAAATTATAGGAGCATAACAAGTGACTGTNNNNNNNNNNNNNNNNNNNNNNNNNNNNNNNNNNNNNNNNNNNNNNNNNNNNNNNNNNNNNNNNNNNNNNNNNNNNNNNNNNNNNNNNNNNNNNNNNNNNNNNNNNNNNNNNNNNNNNNNNNNNNNNNNNNNNNNNNNNNNNNNNNNNNNNNNNNNNNNNNNNNNNNNNNNNNNNNNNNNNNNNNNNNNNNNNNNNNNNNNNNNNNNNNNNNNNNNNNNNNNNNNNNNNNNNNNNNNNNNNNNNNNNNNNNNNNNNNNNNNNNNNNNNNNNNNNNNNNNNNNNNNNNNNNNNNNNNNNNNNNNNNNNNNNNNNNNNNNNNNNNNNNNNNNNNNNNNNNNNNNNNNNNNNNNNNNNNNNNNNNNNNNNNNNNNNNNNNNNNNNNNNNNNNNNNNNNNNNNNNNNNNNNNNNNNNNNNNNNNNNNNNNNNNNNNNNNNNNNNNNNNNNNNNNNNNNNNNNNNNNNNNNNNNNNNNNNNNNNNNNNNNNNNNNNNNNNNNNNNATTATGaaagcaaattccttgtaaGTGAAAACCTAATAAATAAATCCCTTTATGATTCTGATAactaacgaacagtccctaacatGAAGTATGTGTTGTAGTTTGGTGTAGTATGTataaacacaga from Plectropomus leopardus isolate mb chromosome 6, YSFRI_Pleo_2.0, whole genome shotgun sequence carries:
- the slc25a25a gene encoding calcium-binding mitochondrial carrier protein SCaMC-2-A, producing MLGLCLYVPVSNSDPIEVEYFESNGLPSELKSLFNKLSVFLPSQEFSTYQRWRQKTLKREEKDSDGQLDFEEFVHYLQDYEKDLKLVVKSLNRKNAGHVDPKEFMQSLQDLGVHISPQHAEKALKSMDKNGMITISSKDWSKYPTVEKTENIPEIILYWKHSTIFDVGENLMVPDEFTEEEKQTGMWWRHLVAGGGAGAVSRTCTAPLDRLKVMMQVYGSRTNNMCIMTGMMQMIKEGGMRSLWRGNGVNIIKIAPESALKFMAYEQIKRLIGSEQETLSIVERFVAGSLAGVIAQSTIYPMEVLKTRLALRKTGQYSGISDCAKQIFRREGLSAFYKGYVPNMLGIIPYAGIDLAVYETLKNSYLQQYGANSTDPGVFVLLACGTVSSTCGQLASYPLALVRTRMQAQAATGNYQQVTMSSLFRQILQTEGPTGLYRGLAPNFLKVIPAVSISYVVYENLKTQLGVTSR